From Flavobacterium sp. 102, a single genomic window includes:
- a CDS encoding glutamine synthetase III, whose amino-acid sequence MSTLRFQALKDASGRKPVKFEEADRKSAIFGANVFNDKAMKQYLTSDAYKGVKDAVQHGTKIDRKLADYIAMGMKEWALSKGVTHYTHWFQPLTGTTAEKHDAFFETSYDGSDPVEKFGGGQLVQQEPDASSFPNGGIRNTFEARGYTAWDPTSPAFIFGTTLCIPTVFISYTGEALDYKTPLLRALNAVDEAATEVCKYFDKNVKKVTATLGWEQEYFLVDSSLANSRPDLLLTGRTLLGHTSAKGQQLDDHYFGSIPSRALNYMRELEEECMYLGIPVKTRHNEVAPNQFELAPIFEETNLAVDHNSLLMDVMSKVGERHDFKILFHEKPFKGVNGSGKHNNWSLATDTGVNLLSPGKTPMSNLQFLSFFINTIKAVNEYEELLRAAIATASNDHRLGANEAPPAIISVFIGQQLTKVLEELEGVTKGKLSPEEKTDLKLNVVGKIPDVLLDNTDRNRTSPFAFTGNKFEFRAVGSSANCANAMTTLNSIVAKQLKDFKKEVDALIEKKDLKKDEAIFNVLREYIKETKNILFEGDGYSEAWEKEAKKRGLSNHKTTPLALKAKVSKKALDLFEDLNVMNHIEVEARYEIELEEYTKKIQIEGRVLGDIARNHVIPTAIRYQNTLIENVRGLKEIFGKDFEKIAKEQISLIKEISAHIEGINTNVEAMTEARKKANALTDAQKMAEAYCDKVKPYFEVIREHCDKLELLVDDEIWTLTKYRELLFTR is encoded by the coding sequence ATGTCAACTTTACGTTTTCAAGCATTAAAAGATGCATCAGGTAGAAAACCTGTAAAATTTGAAGAAGCGGATAGAAAATCAGCCATTTTCGGTGCCAATGTGTTTAATGATAAAGCAATGAAGCAATATTTGACTTCAGATGCTTATAAAGGAGTGAAAGATGCAGTACAGCACGGAACTAAAATTGACAGAAAACTTGCTGATTATATCGCAATGGGAATGAAAGAATGGGCTTTGTCTAAAGGCGTAACTCATTATACTCACTGGTTCCAACCCTTAACAGGAACTACCGCTGAAAAGCACGATGCCTTTTTTGAAACTTCTTACGATGGGTCAGATCCGGTTGAAAAATTTGGTGGCGGTCAATTGGTACAACAGGAACCGGATGCTTCTTCTTTCCCTAATGGTGGAATCAGAAATACATTTGAAGCCCGTGGCTATACTGCTTGGGATCCAACTTCTCCGGCATTTATTTTCGGAACTACTTTGTGTATTCCCACAGTATTTATCTCTTATACCGGTGAAGCTTTAGATTATAAAACACCTTTATTACGTGCTTTAAATGCCGTGGATGAAGCGGCAACTGAAGTATGTAAATATTTCGATAAAAACGTAAAAAAAGTAACGGCCACTTTGGGTTGGGAACAAGAATATTTCTTAGTGGATAGTTCATTAGCGAACTCAAGACCTGACTTATTATTGACGGGAAGAACTTTGCTTGGACATACTTCTGCCAAAGGACAACAATTAGACGATCATTACTTCGGGTCAATTCCTTCTCGCGCTTTGAATTACATGAGAGAATTAGAAGAAGAATGCATGTACTTAGGTATTCCGGTAAAAACGCGTCACAACGAAGTAGCGCCAAACCAATTCGAATTAGCACCAATTTTTGAAGAAACAAACCTAGCCGTTGACCACAATTCATTGTTAATGGATGTAATGTCAAAAGTAGGTGAGCGTCATGATTTCAAAATATTGTTCCATGAAAAACCTTTTAAAGGTGTAAACGGTTCTGGAAAACACAACAACTGGTCATTGGCTACAGATACCGGAGTAAATTTATTATCTCCGGGTAAAACACCGATGAGTAACTTACAATTCTTATCTTTCTTTATCAATACCATTAAAGCGGTAAATGAATACGAAGAATTACTTCGTGCAGCCATCGCAACAGCCAGTAATGACCACAGATTAGGTGCCAACGAAGCGCCACCGGCAATCATTTCGGTTTTCATTGGGCAACAATTGACTAAAGTTTTAGAGGAATTAGAAGGTGTAACCAAAGGAAAATTATCTCCTGAAGAAAAAACCGATTTGAAATTAAACGTCGTGGGTAAAATTCCGGATGTATTATTGGACAACACCGACAGAAACAGAACTTCTCCGTTTGCCTTCACAGGAAATAAATTTGAATTCCGTGCTGTTGGCTCTTCTGCCAATTGTGCTAATGCGATGACGACTTTGAATTCTATCGTGGCCAAACAATTGAAAGATTTCAAAAAAGAAGTTGATGCTTTAATCGAGAAAAAAGATTTAAAGAAAGACGAAGCGATTTTCAACGTCTTAAGAGAATACATCAAAGAAACTAAAAACATCCTTTTTGAAGGTGATGGTTACAGCGAAGCTTGGGAAAAAGAAGCTAAAAAACGCGGCTTGAGTAATCACAAAACTACTCCTCTAGCGTTGAAAGCTAAAGTCTCTAAAAAAGCACTAGACTTATTTGAAGATTTGAATGTAATGAACCACATTGAAGTGGAAGCGCGCTACGAAATAGAATTGGAAGAATACACTAAGAAAATCCAAATCGAGGGTAGAGTTTTAGGCGATATTGCTCGCAATCATGTGATTCCAACAGCGATTCGTTACCAAAATACTTTAATCGAAAACGTACGCGGATTAAAAGAAATTTTCGGCAAAGACTTTGAGAAAATTGCCAAAGAACAAATCTCTTTAATCAAAGAAATTTCAGCTCATATTGAAGGCATCAATACTAATGTAGAAGCCATGACCGAAGCCCGTAAAAAAGCGAACGCTTTAACCGATGCACAAAAAATGGCCGAAGCTTACTGCGACAAAGTAAAACCATACTTCGAAGTAATTAGAGAACATTGTGATAAATTAGAGTTGTTAGTAGACGATGAAATTTGGACCTTAACTAAATACAGAGAGTTATTGTTTACAAGATAA
- a CDS encoding TerC family protein: protein MTVWIIFLALIFLFLALDLGVFNKNPHIIKPKEAGIWTGVWVSLSFIFSFVIGWIYKNELIANPTGIAPAVATMKFITGYLIELSLSVDNIFVIAVIFASFKIPQKYQHRVLFWGILGAIVFRGLMIFFGVILINKFSWMTYLFGAFLIFTAVKMLFKGDEEEFNPKKSFVYRNLRKIIPITSHAEGEHFFVKRRHITAATPLFVALIVIEVMDMLFALDSVPAILAITSDPFLVFSSNIFAILGLRSMYFFLANMLEKFSYLEYSLIAILTFVGIKMLIVHYFKFPEWVSLGFIALSLFAGIIISIQKSKAK from the coding sequence ATGACAGTTTGGATTATTTTTCTGGCCTTAATTTTTCTATTTCTCGCCCTTGATTTGGGTGTTTTCAACAAAAACCCACATATCATCAAGCCAAAAGAGGCAGGAATTTGGACTGGAGTTTGGGTTTCACTATCCTTTATTTTTAGTTTTGTTATAGGATGGATATATAAAAATGAACTTATAGCAAATCCAACCGGTATAGCACCGGCAGTAGCAACAATGAAATTTATCACTGGTTATCTTATAGAATTATCGCTGAGTGTTGATAATATTTTTGTGATTGCCGTAATCTTTGCTTCATTTAAAATTCCTCAAAAATACCAGCACAGGGTTTTATTTTGGGGTATCCTTGGCGCTATTGTTTTCAGAGGATTGATGATTTTCTTTGGTGTAATTTTGATTAACAAATTCAGTTGGATGACATACCTGTTTGGTGCTTTCTTAATCTTTACAGCAGTAAAGATGCTGTTTAAGGGCGATGAAGAAGAATTTAACCCTAAGAAATCTTTTGTTTACCGAAACTTGCGTAAAATAATTCCAATAACAAGTCACGCTGAAGGAGAACACTTTTTTGTAAAGAGAAGACACATTACTGCTGCCACGCCTCTTTTTGTTGCTTTAATCGTAATTGAAGTAATGGATATGCTGTTTGCTTTGGATAGTGTTCCGGCAATTTTAGCTATTACTTCAGATCCGTTTTTAGTATTTAGCTCTAATATTTTTGCTATTCTTGGGTTGCGTTCTATGTATTTCTTTTTGGCTAACATGTTAGAAAAATTCAGTTATCTGGAGTACAGTTTGATTGCTATTTTAACTTTTGTTGGGATTAAGATGCTGATTGTTCATTATTTTAAATTCCCGGAATGGGTTTCATTAGGATTTATTGCCCTTTCTTTATTTGCTGGCATTATCATTTCTATTCAAAAGAGCAAAGCTAAATAA